The Coffea arabica cultivar ET-39 chromosome 6e, Coffea Arabica ET-39 HiFi, whole genome shotgun sequence genome contains the following window.
GAACCGCAGACCCAAGCCAAAATCAGCTTCCATCAAACTCATACTGAAACCATCATCCCCACCCGCCAGGATCAGGAGGAAGCCAACCACCATTTCCAAACTGCTGCCCTACCAATACCATCACCTCCTcctccccctcctcctcctATTGACGAGGTAATCTTATCATTTATATCACTATTACTATTAGTTCTTCGGTTTCTAGTTACAATTACATGCTTCTATATATCTGTTTGAGGTAATCAGCCTGCCTCCCTGCACCCTATCTCTATCAAGAGAATTAATTCTTGGGGAGATTATCTGCCCTACAGAGTTAGCACGTCTTCCTATTGCAAAATATAAagatagcttttttttttttttttttgaatgttaaCTTCATATTTCTTTGGCTATGGttccttcttccttttgttGGTTAGTCTGTGTTGATGGAGGATTCAGGAGTGTTCAACTGCAATGTGCATCTCAGTGTTCCACTATTATCCACCCTAGGTTTATGACAGCCATAGCAATATTATGGTTCTGAAAGTTTTTTGCTTTATCTATCTACAAGTTAAcatttttccatgattctatCAGGAAAATCCATCTAAACTGTATACTCAACCAAAGTGAGCTTTATTCTAGTACTTTTATTGAACTCCCTAAGTTTTCATGTTTCAAGCAATCTATATGTCTAAGGCGAGCCAATAATTCCCGTATCATATAAGGATGCATAAGCATATTGGATTACTGAGTCTTACTTAACAGAATGATGGCTAATGTTGTTCAACTTACATTTTGCTTTTCACCCAaaattaaaagggaaaaaaaaaagacattcaAGAATGTGATGCACCTCCTAGTAAGCCAATTCAACATATTACTTGACTTTTCTGTTTCAATTCCTTTTATATAGGAGATACTGCAGCCTTATAATATACTAGTAGGAAGTTCTGCAGGTCATGATATCTGGTGACTCGAAAAGCTGAGTAGTTGGAAGCATAAAGATGCTTCGAGGATGTTATAATTCCTGTACTATGTCTATGTTTTGCTGTGAGATAGAGTTTGACATTCTGATATTCTAGAGCTAATctattcctcaaaaaaaaaataataaatgttTCACtgcttctatttttcttttatttatttttcttttcatatccTAGACCAACCATTCCCAACCAAGTTTTCTCTGTCTACAGCACAGCCATTCCCTCTATCTGAGTTTCTTGTCCTTTCTACTTTGTTGATTGACTGCCAGGTGCCAATTGATTTTTTGTGcctttgtgataaaatctttgATTCATGTGTAATGCCTTATGGAAGATTAGATTCtaagttacaaaaaaaaaaagggaaagagtgCTATTCAGATTCAGAATctcttaaaaaataataatgaagaaaataacTTGACAAGCATGCATacctttattttcttcttcttcttgttttggccGGCCccggaggggggggggggaaggaaTCTGCAGCCTATGTTATTCATCAAAACCAAAATTTGTCTTGCCTGTCAAATTCTTtttgaactcttttttttttttttgtcgtgtCCTGTTTTATGTGTGACCTTTCCTTGGTGAAAGATTGCTATTTTTGCCTTTAATTGGACCATGGGTTGAGCATTTTGCCTAATTATCCATCATATTTTCATCTCAGCAATTTCCCCACCTGTCCAATTCCGGGGAGCTGACTATCATAGTTTGCTGTTTGCTCTCTTAGCTTGATAAATGCTCGAATATCAACCATTTGGATTTGTTTCtgtcaaaaatatatcattAAACAGAGTCGTGCTTCATTACAGGAGAAAAATGGTAATCAATTCGACCATCGGTTTCAAAGAACTGATCAATGGCGCCCAGTTTATTCCTGGTTAGAGTCGTTGGCTACAGATGAGCCAGTTAAATCTAAGGATATTTTAGACTGGCTGACAGAAAATCCAGAAGTCAGAGAACAGTTATATACAAGGCATTCCCGTTACCACTTGATGCATTACATCAAAAAATGCCACATGAAAATATTGAAGAGAAAGGAGAAGAAGATGGTATTTTTCCCGGCTTACAAATATTCAATGAAATTCCTTTCCATATTATCATATTTGAATGAAAATAGCAATCATAAACTTAAAGGTTaatttagacaaaaaaaaaatccctatTGTATTTAATTAGAGTTCTGATGTTCCATGGCTTGGTAGAGTTGGAGAATTTTCATGTGTCATAGCTCGatagtttgaaattttgttttttttcaatatttgaTAATACTgtataaaacatgcaaaacatgcTTCATGTAGCCCATTGGTTGACATAAAATATCCTGTGATTTATGTTGAAGTAATTGTATCAGTTCTGATTCTTGTTGAAGTGATATTCATACATTTTTTAAGCAGGGGAATACAATGAAATTTGTATTTAGCCTTGTGTTGCCAGTTGTGTTTTCTGAATATTTCACATTTTCTTGGTTTCAATCATGAATTTCTCTATCTCTATctcaaacccccccccccctccccaaaaaacaaaacaaaaaaaaaaatgtagttcctctttcatttttttgtttcttttgggaACATAAAAGGGGAGGTGGTGGGAGGATTATGGATTTGGGTAGGGATAAAAGACAAGATTCTGTGTGCTGCTCAGAGGATAGGATTTACTAGTGAAGTATTAAGATCTAAATGACTTGTTCTAGTGGGAAAAGTTGATTATGATGTTCTTAGGAATCATAAGAATCTAACATCCTAAAGGTTTACCCTAGCCCAATTGTTCTGTGTCAGCAGGCCGATGATTGCTCTTATATGTTGGGATTTAGCACTTCATCTAAACATTTAAGCTCGTAGAGAAGActgtattttatttatttgttttcttaaCAGATCTTATATCAAATTACTTCCCaataaaaaaacaagagagcGAAAATTCTTGTGTTAATTATGTTGTTTCCACTTGCATGAGTTAGAAGTTGTTATTAAATAGCGGTCATGGTAATATTAGAAGGAGAAATGGTGATAGGATTAGTGGTGACAACATAGTTGATAATAAGCTTCTTGAAGGTAATAATAAGCATTCTGATAATCTATTTTAGCTCTTGGATCATAATTAGGACAAACAGTTGTAAGATGCCAGTCAGGATTAGTGTTGATAGGATTAGTGGTGACAACATAGTTGATAATAAGCTTCTTGAAGGTAATAATAAGCATTCTGATAATCTATTTTAGCTCTTGGATAATAATTAGTACAAACAGTTGTAAGATGCCAGTTAGGATTTAGTGTTCACTGTGACCTTTGTAGTGAAATAGAAATCCAGGAGCATGATGTTCAAGCACATGATGCATTTGTTCTTTTCTATGGAATGGCAATGTCGGAGATGGGTGTTTAATGTTTTATAAATTAACTATTAGGTTGCTGAAAGATTGGAACTGGGGCTACTAATGAGTGGAATATGCTGGTTGGA
Protein-coding sequences here:
- the LOC113696715 gene encoding uncharacterized protein; its protein translation is MEQQEPQTQAKISFHQTHTETIIPTRQDQEEANHHFQTAALPIPSPPPPPPPPIDEEKNGNQFDHRFQRTDQWRPVYSWLESLATDEPVKSKDILDWLTENPEVREQLYTRHSRYHLMHYIKKCHMKILKRKEKKMGVQVTHKVHSDDVQTSVETKAIVPVQNTANNLSSLPLDSDLYKAKQKEALQKYEILIDLEKQLLNLISKCDNRPS